The sequence below is a genomic window from Pongo abelii isolate AG06213 chromosome 15, NHGRI_mPonAbe1-v2.0_pri, whole genome shotgun sequence.
TAGGAACAGGAAGAAAGGTGTTAGGAGGTGATCCTGTAGAGCTGGATTGTTTTACAGAGCAAAATATGAATAGGTGAAGAAGCCCATTTTAGGAAGAGAAAGTGAAGGAAGATAGGGATATGCAAAAATGTATTTGGTAAACCATAGTCCAtagagaccaggtgcagtggctcactcctttgatcccagcactttgggaagctgaggtgggaggatcacttgaggtcagtagtttgacaccagcctaggcaacatggcaagaccctgtctctacaaaagtattttctaaaaaattagttgggggcctggtgcagtggctcaggcctgtaatctcagcactttgggaggccaaggctggtggatcacttgaggtcaggagtttgagaccagcctggccaacatggtgaaaccccatctctactaaaaatacaaaaattagccaggcatggtggcaggcacctgtaatcccagctacacgggaggctgagacaggagaattgcttgaacctggctggtggcagttgcagtgagccaagattgtgcctctgcactccagcctgggcaatagagctagactcagtctcaaaaataaagaaaaattaaaaaattagctgagtgtgatggcacatgcctgtagccttAGCTACTTttaaggttgaggtgggaggattgcttgagcccaggagttagaggttacagtgagctacgattgtaccactgcactccagcctgagcagcagagtaagaccttgtctcaaacagtaaaaattaaaaaatgaaaaaaacgaacaaacaataGCATATAGCATAGAGTAGCAAGGGTGATTGGAAGTGGGATTACAAAGGGAGGCGAGGATTAGGTTGTAAATCCTTGAATACCAAAGGGATTTAATTTTGTAGGCAGTGGGAGCCATGAAAGGCTTTTAGGCTAGGGAGTGACACCATCAGAACTGTGTTTTAGGAAGATAACtgggaaagaaatcaaagacGATTGTCAGAGGTCAGAGAGTGAAAGCTAGGTAAATAATTAGATTACTGCGGTCATCAGGTGAGAAACAATGAGAGCCTGAACTAGGACCTTGGTTCTGGGGGGTTGGAAGGGAGGGGATAGATTTGAATGAGATTTTGGAACtaggaaaaaattaaagtgtTTCATTTGAATTCATAGGACTGCAGGCAAATATTAGTCCGTTCCTGGTTGGAACAAACTTGTGtcaaatttttttgagacggagtctttctctgtcaccaggctggagcatggtggtgtaatctcagctcactacaacctgtgcctcctgggttcaagcgattctcctgcctcagcctcctgagtagctaggactacaggcgcatgccaccacacccagctaattttttgtgtttttagtagagacagggtttcactgtgttagccaggatggtctcaatctcttgacctcgtgatctgcctgcctcggcctcccaaagtgctgggattacaggcatgagccaccgagcccggccaacCCTTGTATCTAATATTGAAGCATTAGCAATGTACTGAAGGAGAGAAACATgagaaaaagatacaaatatattcaaagaagGTGTAAAGCTAGTATACTAAACAGCTCTGGAAAATGAGACATGAAGTAATCACTGTGGAGTAAGCAGAGAGGTGGCATTGGATTCTCTATGAATGGTTCTGTGAAACAGATGATTCGTTGGCATTTGAAGACAAGGAGCATCTTGGTTTATAGAGAGAAGGGGAGAATAGCGTCAGTCTGAGGGATTGTGTATGTGCTTTTCTGtcaaaataatttgtttacaAGGGAATTATTCAGATTCATCTGAGGAATTTCCTATTCTAGGGTCTGTTTATCCCAGAAAtggcagaggaagaggaaagtatataaaacaaagtAGAGGTGATCATTATATCCCATGGCTGCATTATGAGTCCTTTAGCGCTGGTATATTTTGTCAGAATGCAATATCCCCTTTAACAGTAGTGGGAACAAAGGTGATGGAGAAATGGAAATTTGACCTATAACTGCactaaataggaaaaataatacaaGCTGACAAAACTTGAAGGAGCTGACACTGGTGCAATAAATCATTGTTAATGAGAGGGACAAGGTCTTACCTACATGCCAAAGAGTCATGGTATAAAGAATAGTAGTTTTGGTGGTTTCTATCCACATTCCCTCTGAAATTTTCCTAATAGAATACCTTAAAATTTAATAGAAGTTTAACtataggccaggcaccgtgggtcatgcctgtaatcccaaaattttgggaggccaaggcaggaggattgcttgaagccaggaggtcaagaccagcctgggcaatgtggtgagaccctgcctctaagaaaatgaaaaaagtaaaaaagaaaacaaaaaaatttaactatATTAAAAGATTCAAATATAAACATTCTATGGCAAGTATTTTTATCACAaagcataaaattttaattttttaaatttttgtttattttctgcattCTCTCAGAAtgtgaagaaacatttttttgaagaaaaaatattgttgCCAAGTAGGGATATACTACGTGGGTATGATTCAGTGTCTTTCCTGCAAAGCCAAATAAAGATATCCTATGATATGAGAACTGTGTCATATCCATGCTTCATAATTAACATGTTGATTTTCTTATATCCTTCTCTGTgcttgactttatttttatttttatttgagatggagtcttgctctttcgcccaggctggagtgcagtggtgtgatctcggctcactgcaatctctacctcctgggttcaagcaattctcctgcctcagcctcccgagtagctgggattacaggcatgtgccaccacgcctggctaatttttgtatttttagtagagacgggtttcgccatgttggccaggctggtcttgaattcctgacctcatgatctacccacctcggcctcccaaagtactgggattataggtgtgagccacctggcccagccctgagtttaattttatacattactaaaatatttttttgacaTAGATATTCTATAAAGGTAAAATGTTGCTGTCATTTCTAATGGAACTTTCATAAAAGTAGTAAGGAAACAATATGCAGTCTTAGCCTTGGACATTTTACCTTCCATAGGCAAATTAAGTTTGTACTTTATTATATTGGGTTGAGATAAATCACTGATTCAGCTACTTTTACAATGAGGTCAAAGAACTTTATCTTTAGAAATATACATTCTAAGTAATTTATGTTCACaactattttacttaaaattataatattcattttaaactGAATACTTATTGTCAttaactcattttcttttgcctatCTGgaagctaatttaattttttattgttaaatgataaaatgtatatattgcaAACTATTTGCCATAAATTGTTAatattatagaattttttttttctttgagacagagtctcgctctgtcaccaggttggagtgcagtggtacgattttggctcactgcaatctccacctcctgggttcaaccaattctcctgcctcagcttccaagtagctgggattacaggcatgcgccatcacacccagctaatttttgtatttttagtacagatggggtttcactgtgttggccaggatggtctcgatctcctgacctcatgatccaccccccccttggcctcccaaagtgttgggatcacaggcatgagctaccgtgcccggcccattatagaatttttttatttttatttttttagggaccaggtctcactatgttgcctaggctggtcttgaactcctggcctcaggcaatcctcctgcctcaccctcccaagtagctgggattacaggtgcaagccatggCACTCAGCTATTACTAGAATATTTGTGATATGTTGATATCAGTAACAGTACATTATGGgcatcaataaatattcattatgaatatgttatttttgaaaaattaaacctatgttaattaaattatatatacaactAATGATTTTATCCTGCATCTTTGattagttttattatatttctcaaaaataggatttttttctgaattctcaAAAATCTCTGTGATAgcacaaatgtaaataaaatgtgtcatgtatattaataaaattttatcattaatGGTTAATGAATTTTCTGTCCTCTAAGGTTTTTATGCCTCAGTGTTTGAATCACCTTCTCCCAAGGTAAAATTCTAAGGGAAAGTACCTTACACAGAAATGGTCTAAAAGTATCCCAGGCAAAAAGCAAAAttagaacaaaataaatgaatgataataaATGGCCCATCACCCACTTTATTTCTAGCCCACATAGGCTGAGCTGACCGTGGAATTCTTCCTTATCATAGAGACCATTTATACTCAGTTTTCCTTTCCCCGAACTctgtaatatttttttaaaaaatactccctaagacttttttcctctttccttgttAACAATTCTCTTCTCAGTCCTACTTTTCTTGCTCTTAAAATCATTGGGCCGGTCGTGGcgtctcacacttgtaattccagcactttgggaggccgaggcgggcggatcacctgaggtcgggagttcaagaccagcctaacatggagaaacccccgtctctactaaaaatacaaaattagccagacatggtgccgcatgcctgtaatcccagctactcaggagactgaggcaggagaatcgcttgaacccgggagacggaggttgcagtgagtggagattgcaccattgcactccaactgaCCCGTCTGACTTCCGGTCCGTTCTGAGCCCACTCGAGCTGCAGCCATGTCTGGGGACGAGATGATTTTTGATCATACTTTGagtaagaagaaaaaggagaagaagccTTTTATGTTAGGTGAGAAAGGGGATACCCAAACAGAGGAAACTCAGCCCTCAGAAACAAAAGAAGTGGAGTCAGAGCCAACTGAGGACAAAGACTTGGAAGCTGATGAAGAGGTCAGTAGGAAAAAATATGCTTCTGATGATCTAGATGACTTGAACttctttaatcaaaagaaaaagaagaaaaaaactaaaaagatatttgatattgATGAAGCTGAAGAAGGTGTAAAGGATCTTCAGATTGTAAGTAATGTTCGAGAATCAGCTGAACCAGAGGATGACCTTGACATTATGCTTggcaataaaaagtagaaaaagaagaagatcaAGTTCCCAGATGAGGATGAAATACTAGAGAAAGATGAAGCTCTAGAAGATGAAGACAGCAAAAATCATGATGGTGTCTCATTCAGTAATCAGGCCCTGCTTGGGCAGGCTCAGAAAGAGACTACACATATGAGGATCTGCTGAATCGAGTGTTCAACATCATAAGGGAAAAGAATCTAGATATGGTTGCTggggagaaaaggaaatttgtCATGAAAACTCCACAGGTCATACAAGTAGGAACCAAGAAAacttcggtttttttttttttgagacagagtcttgctctgttgcccaggctggagtgcagtggcgcaatctcagctcactgcaagtgccacctcccgggttcacaccattctcctgcctcagcctcccgagtagctgagactacaggcacccgccgctacgcccggctaattttttgtatttttagtagagacggggtttcatcgtgttagccaggatggtcttgatctgctgacctcgtgatctgcccacctcggcctcccagagtgctgggattacaggcataagccactgtgcccggcagaaAACTTCTTTTGTCAACTTTACAGATACCTATTAACTATTACATCGTCAGCCCAAACATCTTGCATTTTCGTTGGCTGAATTGG
It includes:
- the LOC100459203 gene encoding eukaryotic translation initiation factor 2 subunit 2-like → MSGDEMIFDHTLSKKKKEKKPFMLGEKGDTQTEETQPSETKEVESEPTEDKDLEADEEVSRKKYASDDLDDLNFFNQKKKKKKTKKIFDIDEAEEGVKDLQIVSNVRESAEPEDDLDIMLGNKK